The Periophthalmus magnuspinnatus isolate fPerMag1 chromosome 17, fPerMag1.2.pri, whole genome shotgun sequence sequence ttgattgtgATATGCTGTACAAGCCCTAGTAATACCACCTACCGACCGTCTCCAtgaatatattcatttttatatggcatgataatgtttttttagatgATGGGAATCCCTGTAAGCTCCACTCTACAGTCTGCCGTCAAACAGGTGGCTATCAGCAGTGGACAGCTTCTGGTAACTAAAGGAAGCTCCCCAGCCTCCAAAGTGATTGGTGGGAAGCAGGTTTTGGCCCAAGGTGTTGCCAAGGCCATTGTCAGTGGGTCAGCAGGACTCTCCGGTCAGCAGGCTGGTGCCAAAGCAACTGGAAGTGGTAAAAGTGGAGGTCAGGGACTTGCAcaactgtatatttataaagcacaacAATTACTTTGTAATAACCTTTTCATATTTGCCTGTTTTAGTTATGGCCACTCTTCAGTTACCTGCCAACAATCTGGCAAATCTGGCAAACCTTCCTCCTGGCACCAAGCTTTACCTCACCACCAACAGCAAAAATCCCTCAGGAAAAGGCAAGTTGCTTCTCATCCCACAAggagctattctgcgtgcttCCAGTGCAGGTGAGATACTTAAACTCATGtgcttttattcttttattttattatacaaaatttatattaataatacaaaatataaatatgctgAGTCTATAATCACATGTACAGTTGGCATGTCAGTGAATACTTATGAAGGAATtgttaataaagtaaaaagatATATTGGGAAATGGAATCTTGTGTCTTTCTGTTGTGTAGGTCAGCAGTTTCAAAGCAGCTCGACCGCCGGCTCTGGGGGCACACAGAGTTcctcttctacttctactagtCTGCCATCCAACCTCTCCTACACATCATACATCCTTAAACAGACCCCACAGGTGAGATTTGCACACTTTATTATGACCTGTGTGATTTGAAAAAGTTAACTGAACCACTTTCtttctcacttttttctttctttggtaTTTGCAtcacattctgctatttatttatttacagctgTTCAATAAGCAGCATTGCTCTTGTATTCAAATTGAGATCTGCTATCTTTTATGGCTATTAGggaatgtaatgtaattttctATAATGTACATATTTTAATAGCATGCAGCTTGACATGTGATAGATCATGTAATTGCCCTTAATCAGTCTCATATTTGCAGTtaaaagaaagagggagtagATCTTGCTGCACAAATAcaatttctttgtgtttttttgtaaaacatgtttgtgcttATACCTAGGGCACATTTCTGGTTGGCCAGCCgtcacaaagctcaaaacaggCTGGAGGCTCTGGTTCAGCAGGTCATTCAGCTTCATCTTCACCGAGTGGTTCTCCACAGGCCATCCGAGTCACAGCTGGACAGAAAGCTGCCATTTTGGCTCAGGTCTGACTGCAAATACAACGTACAAAATGTCTAAAATTGGTTTTCATAattttcacatgtattttttCTATTGTTGGCAGGTGGTTGGCGGCTCTCAAGCCACTCAGGTGAAGCTTTCTGATGGGTCAGTGAAGACAGTTTCAGCAGCAGCAGGCCatttgtctaaaccaggaacaacCACTTTGCGGATGACTGGAGGAGTCATTACAGCTGCCAGTACCACTCCCAGCTCCAGCACAGCATCAGCAATCAGCCAACAGCAGGCAAGTTTCAAATCATCACAAATTACGGTAAAaatattttagtccagtttcattTGTGATCAACTGAAGGGAAATCATTTGGACACCGTAGCtcacaaattataatataataacaaagagcaaaataaatagtaataaaattgGAAATAATTAAAGTAGGAAAAGAtgaatcaaatatttttttaaatatacagatGTATATACTAGGTGCTAGTAAAAATAATTAAGGGTAAGGAAGtacaaatgaaacaacacaTTATACAATATATGGTTATCTGTGTTGCATAAGGGTGAGTTGTTGTTCAACTGTATAGAGTATGGTATGGCTGTAGTCCTGTGGGACATAGTTTCTTTTTAGTTGATGATATCTTATATATAATGAAACATTACCGGTGCATTTTGTTAAGGTTTTTCTATTTCATGTGAGCAGGCATCTGATGGTGGAAAGGCTACGCCGCATCAGCACTCGCTCCTGATGGCAGCAAACCAAGCAGCAGTAATCAGTGCAGCTAAAAATGCCAGCACTGCAGCCGGGGGGAGCTTATCAAAGGCAGCGGTGACCACATTGGTCAAAGGAAGCACTAACACTGGAGCTAAGAGTGCGACTGGTTCAGCCACTGTAGGAGTAGCCGCTAAAGGCACAACCAATACGCCTGTTGGGAGCAAGAACAGTGGGACAGGGACAGTGGTCAGTGTGCCCAAAAGCAACAGTGCGTCACTCATCACTGCAGCCTCATTACTGAGTGGGCCAGCAGCAGGGCCAgtgaaaactactgctactcTCTCAGGTGCAAGAAAAGTCATGAATTTTATTTCATAAAGTCACTGATGCTAACATGAATCTGTTCTGCTTTGTTTAGGCATGTTGAAGATTCATGCTAGTGGTTCTGGCTCCCAACCAACAGTGCTGACTATCCCAGCCAACCAGCTCAAGCAGCTGGGGGTGGGCTCAGGTTCAGGAGGACTTCAGACGTTACTCATGCCTGTAGGCAAAGGTAAATGAGTAGTGTTCAATCATTAGCCTAATGAGTTGTATGTGTATATACTAGTATAAATCAAGCATTTTGAGGAAAGTATACTCAAATCACAGATCAAAAATATCATGTCCTGCATCTAAGTGGATAGAAAGAGTGAAATAAGGGTGCACTCACACTAGGTCAGACCCATTGTGCCATGCTCAGGCTCAATTGGGGAGTCAgttgtctgtctccctctttggTCCGCACTCACCCCTATCCAAACAAACTGAGCCATGGGCTGGTGACGGCACTGTAAAGCATTGTTTGTTTAGTGAAATATCTCTAATGTGAAGAGGCAGATATGAGTACTGCTTGTGATATCCTGTCCTCTGTCGGGTTTTGGGTTTAAGAACAGTGTAGAGTTTATCCAAGGTAAGCGTGGATCATCAGTGGTGTTGTTCTGAGTGGAGTTTATCAATGTTTTTCTCATTAGTAACATCAGTACACATGACAGGGCCTATGAGGTGACTGTTATTCATGTGTACATGCATGAGCAACCGTGCCGTGTGTTTtggcccacctcctccaactgTGCCTAAAGTGTGCCACGCCCGGACAGTGATACTTTGCTCTCACACTGGACAAACATACTGCGCTTTAGAGGCTTTCTGTGCTTGGGTGGAGTTAGATTGGGTTAGTGTGTGCACACCCTAAGTTTCCTTATTGTTCTGCTCATACAGTTTTTTAACTGTGTAATTGACAGGGAATTGATCCATcgtgtactttgtgtgtgtttcctaTGTGCATTTAGTACTATATAAAGGCCCAGTGTCCAGTTCTTCtcccccttcttcctcctcttcagcaGCGGGAGCCTCCCAAAGCCCTGGCAGCCAGTTGCCCCCCTCCCTTGCCCTGCCTCTGGCACAAGGTGAGAGGGGCTAATCCCTACTCCACCTTGACTTGCATCAGCTTTTGTATTATAAAATGCTATTTACACTAGAAAACTCTGGTACtcattttgtttactcaaattatGATATAATAAACTCATACCGTAAATAACTTTTCAGACTTGAAGTATAATTTTCATCTCTTACATATGTCTcatttgtttttgcagtaaaaaCTGAACCTGGCTCAGGCTCTGCTGGTCCATCAACACCTGTCACCTCTTCTCTACAAATGTCCATCACTTCACCTTCAACAGCCGTCAAACAAGAGCAAGGGCTTGATACGCCACACAACCTCATTGAGTAAGCTTTTTTTTGGTTTTCTATCTTAGTCACAATGTACAGCTAGTTTATGACATTTGATTGTATTTATCTTTTATAGTACTGAGCACATTGAGACCATGATGCAGCTTCTGACTGCAGTAGTGAAAAAGTTTCCTCTCATTGTACCAAATAAAAGTAAGTCAGTCTTCAGTACAATGACAGCATGTTTCTATGTTTGGTTTATTAAAACCAAATGTGTATGGTATCCTAAACTTTTTCAATCATACTTTCAGCTGAAGACTCCCATCCATTCTGTGCCTCCTCTACTGAACAGTATTATTCCTGGAATATTGGCAAGCGACGAGCTTCAGAGGTTCGATCTGTCTTTCAGACTTTCCATAAGTTTCAAACTCTCCTTGTATCTTTCAATGTCAACTGTCATAGTGCTGAAAATGTTAAAGATTGCTTGTTGCTGAGATGCCTGCTATATCTTCAAGATTTACTCACAGTAGGTATTTGTTACATGGCTGATAAAGTGCTTTGtctgcacttttttgttttgcgtAATCGGTTTTCATGCTGTGGGCTGAATCTGCAGTTTGTGCTTACCTCATGCTTTTTGTCGTACATGTGCCtgttctctcctcatctccctaATACCTTCATCAATACTTTGTACAGACTAGCCCATCACTTTGCTGTCATCATTTGCAATGGTTCTCTTGTCAGGTTATTTATATCTAggtgtattattttgtgtgtattcCAGCACAGCAGCATAGAGTCGCTTTAGAAACTCTATCCCACCTTGAATTATCTTGACAGTTTACCCACTTGTGTCCCTCAGCTTCAGCGGGCAGTGGCCGTGAAGCGTGTTGTACAGGACGTGTTGGATCGCTGTCCACGGCTCCAGGCTCTGACTCCTCCCAAAACCAGAGATGTGGTGCAGTGGTGTCGACAAAGGGGCTACACACCACCTGACCCTGAACCCCTACGCAAGAATGATGACGAGTCTATAGAGGACATCCTCACGCAGATAGACAGTGAGCCAGGTGAGCCACTGTCTGCTAGATAGAACACTCTTGGGCTTAGCGTTGGGCAATATGGTGAGATAAATCTAATCGTGACCTCTTACCTTTGACAGTTTGATATTGTGATTCATTATTTCTATATTGAATCCAACTCTGTCCTCAAATGTAGACACTTTTGCCACCCACTTCTCTTTTTGAAAGCTCTAAGTAAGTGACATGTGGGTTCAACCAATCAAAGTGAAatttgaactttcagaagaagcacATTACTTTATTTAGGGCTTAAAGACAATCGAACATTTTTAAGTGTACATGAATAGTGATAAAGAGAAATCgtgattatttattaatttttttggctatatcgCCTACTTGGGCTTAAGTTCCAAATTTAAAAGTAAGTATACACGAAAGAAGTTTAgacatttaaaatctgaaataaattCCGCAGTTTGCTCTATAGTATACGCTGTGCTATAGAACCATAATCAATAATTTTTCCAGCCAGTGCTTTGTGGGCGTAGTGCTGCTACCAGTTGATCCTATAATGCATTAATAATCCATTAACGTACAAGGCCACAGAGCACACAGCCTCCATTACATTCTCATTACTTCCATCTTGCGTCTTGTAAATCATGTTTCCCAAAACACCAAAAGATAGCTCTTCAGTAAGAGTCAACCTAAGCCTTTTTAATTTTGCTGAAACTGGACAAATGTTATCTGCACAGTATCTGTTCTTGTGTAATAATGGTGTGGTTTGCCAACTTCCCCCAGAGTGCCCCTCGACCCTGAGTAGTTCAGAGGAGCTGCTGCAGCGGCTGGAGCAGATGCAGGCGGTGCTCAAGACGGAGCCAGAGGAGGTGGATGACGAGATCGTGGACATCATCGCTGTAACACCGCCGTGTCAAAAGCTCAAGGtcaaagaggaggagcaggagacggACTCGGAGCCTAAATTCTTTCTGGGACCAAGTACATCAGACCAGTTTGTCAGTGAAACAGCTCAGCAGGTTGGAATGATGAACTACATTGCAGTTTGTGCTAGATAATGACCTAATTTTAAGGAGCTTCTAAATTTGATAAAAGCTGCTGGCATTGTGTGGGGGGAAAATGACTCTccattattttaaaagaaatgcctttttgtttattgcagaTTGGAGTGAGCTTCCAGCCAGTGGAGgttgacaaaaatgtgtttgctCCAGTAATTGAAGCCATGATTTTGAAGGTCAGTCTTCTTAAGTGTTTGAAAGGAAAAACATCTCTCTCTTATTCCCATTCACTTAAGGCGTAATACTTGACAAATCGCTTAAACTTAACTTTGAGTTTGTGGAGGCGCGTGTTCTGACCTTGCTTGTTCCTTCAGGCGACAGAGCAGTTTGCTAGTGACGTTTTAAGAGAAGCTTTGGCGGTGGCCTGTGCCAAATCCTCTCAAAACAGGTGAGCAagtatttaaatgttaattgATATGATAAGTTATGTTTGATATGAACAACAGTTAAACTAATATATTTAAGGcctttatatgttttattatgtaaacttccactatgtaacttttctgatggggagtctgccatctgcttgtcaccatggagacgctaCTGCCTTGCCAGGAATGTTGCGCAGTATTGCATTAATCTTGCCTTTATTCAAttgcaagtgtttttttttttttatttctccaaaATATCTTGGAAAACATGATCTTACAGTGAGCCaggttgcatctccacagatctgacttgtaatttgACCTGGTGGCTCCACCTCATTCTCTGCTAGgagatacatacatttaatgccatactgtggaacattccaggaaaataATTTTTGAGAAAAGGtggtggcagaaaagttacatggtgcatccaaccatgaatttaaaaaatatgaaatgttggAAAGATTCCATAGCAATTTACAACTAacaattcaaaagaaaatattGTGTCTTTTTGGTTGTgggaaaagtattaaaaatggcATCTataaacagaaagctgaaacttctgaattaaaaaatataagtcCCCAAGTCATTATTATCATACTCTTAGTACATTTGGCCTCCTAGAAAAAGAAGACCTCTGTTTTACGGTGAAATGACTTTGTTTCACTTTGtttatgccttttttttttttcctcaggtCTCCTAGAGAAATCACAGCCATGAACGTCCATCAGGCCATCAGCAGCATCCCCACATGTGACTTCTTATCCAACACGCACATGGGCTTTCTCATGAAGAACAATTAACACAACTAAAATCCTTGCTGCGTTTTTAAATTCTCCAGCACCAATTCAAGTATTAGAACTAGAAGCAGTAATCCATATATCGCTGTAATGCTGATTATCAACACAACCGTTTAAGGGCTCACTTTGGACCATACCTGCCACTGACCTTATGAATACTCTGTGTCTAACATGTGAAGAGTTTCATACAGGAGCAAAGCATATCTTGAGAGGTGCTTCTGTTTACATTTATCACAGTATTTAACATCACTGACTTTCAGACAAAACCATCAAGCTATAGAGCTTAAATTACTTATATGCAACACTATTATAACACAATATTGACCTCTTTTGAACCATAAATATGCCTATACGAGTTAAGATAAACtt is a genomic window containing:
- the yeats2 gene encoding YEATS domain-containing protein 2 isoform X3 yields the protein MSGVKRKIEGNDPDYEDVSLVQNNKRNKADEHNAREATVLKIENIIREQFSMEMKNKEHEIEVINQRLHEARRMMDKLRACIVANYYASAGLSKNPEQTTKSDPAVLNHPAVKKFLESPSRSSSPLNQDSETPSLGQSESESLSQQGDGGEKDVDVAWKDDGNRQERRPGRNTGKDTFGVPSCIGAEPRVTYHTTDEASRLYVKKTIVVGNVSKYIPPDKREENDQSTHKWMVYVRGSRREPSIDHFVKKVWFFLHPSYKPNDLVEVSEPPFHLTRRGWGEFPVRIQIHFKDPRNKRIDIIHQLKLDRTYTGLQTLGAETVVDVELHRDSLGDDFIPQPSSSKKTPRASSPISGTSLTPTYGPSSSPISHEATGEKGFNLAAGERTPTRPKTSERVSLGSQCASAFQPITTSCKIVPQGQPPSPAESPGKLFQPITMSCKIVSGSPISTPSHSPLPRTPTASTPVHSKQSSSSLPNNPYAIVDKPGQLAGITSSSAVLTASTGSPSSKSVTQGTRSPGPKVHTGTLLSSGVKVIIKQEPGEVSMQQQQMVSTATSPQQQSPAPAAHQLVAVKGGHMISMSAQKQSGGSTTGKMMGIPVSSTLQSAVKQVAISSGQLLVTKGSSPASKVIGGKQVLAQGVAKAIVSGSAGLSGQQAGAKATGSGKSGVMATLQLPANNLANLANLPPGTKLYLTTNSKNPSGKGKLLLIPQGAILRASSAGQQFQSSSTAGSGGTQSSSSTSTSLPSNLSYTSYILKQTPQGTFLVGQPSQSSKQAGGSGSAGHSASSSPSGSPQAIRVTAGQKAAILAQVVGGSQATQVKLSDGSVKTVSAAAGHLSKPGTTTLRMTGGVITAASTTPSSSTASAISQQQASDGGKATPHQHSLLMAANQAAVISAAKNASTAAGGSLSKAAVTTLVKGSTNTGAKSATGSATVGVAAKGTTNTPVGSKNSGTGTVVSVPKSNSASLITAASLLSGPAAGPVKTTATLSGMLKIHASGSGSQPTVLTIPANQLKQLGVGSGSGGLQTLLMPVGKVLYKGPVSSSSPPSSSSSAAGASQSPGSQLPPSLALPLAQVKTEPGSGSAGPSTPVTSSLQMSITSPSTAVKQEQGLDTPHNLIDTEHIETMMQLLTAVVKKFPLIVPNKTEDSHPFCASSTEQYYSWNIGKRRASELQRAVAVKRVVQDVLDRCPRLQALTPPKTRDVVQWCRQRGYTPPDPEPLRKNDDESIEDILTQIDSEPECPSTLSSSEELLQRLEQMQAVLKTEPEEVDDEIVDIIAVTPPCQKLKVKEEEQETDSEPKFFLGPSTSDQFVSETAQQIGVSFQPVEVDKNVFAPVIEAMILKATEQFASDVLREALAVACAKSSQNRSPREITAMNVHQAISSIPTCDFLSNTHMGFLMKNN
- the yeats2 gene encoding YEATS domain-containing protein 2 isoform X1 translates to MSGVKRKIEGNDPDYEDVSLVQNNKRNKADEHNAREATVLKIENIIREQFSMEMKNKEHEIEVINQRLHEARRMMDKLRACIVANYYASAGLSKNPEQTTKSDPAVLNHPAVKKFLESPSRSSSPLNQDSETPSLGQSESESLSQQGDGGEKDVDVAWKDDGNRQERRPGRNTGKDTFGVPSCIGAEPRVTYHTTDEASRLYVKKTIVVGNVSKYIPPDKREENDQSTHKWMVYVRGSRREPSIDHFVKKVWFFLHPSYKPNDLVEVSEPPFHLTRRGWGEFPVRIQIHFKDPRNKRIDIIHQLKLDRTYTGLQTLGAETVVDVELHRDSLGDDFIPQPSSSKKTPRASSPISGTSLTPTYGPSSSPISHEATGEKGFNLAAGERTPTRPKTSERVSLGSQCASAFQPITTSCKIVPQGQPPSPAESPGKLFQPITMSCKIVSGSPISTPSHSPLPRTPTASTPVHSKQSSSSLPNNPYAIVDKPGQLAGITSSSAVLTASTGSPSSKSVTQGTRSPGPKVHTGTLLSSGVKVIIKQEPGEVSMQQQQMVSTATSPQQQSPAPAAHQLVAVKGGHMISMSAQKQSGGSTTGKMMGIPVSSTLQSAVKQVAISSGQLLVTKGSSPASKVIGGKQVLAQGVAKAIVSGSAGLSGQQAGAKATGSGKSGVMATLQLPANNLANLANLPPGTKLYLTTNSKNPSGKGKLLLIPQGAILRASSAGQQFQSSSTAGSGGTQSSSSTSTSLPSNLSYTSYILKQTPQGTFLVGQPSQSSKQAGGSGSAGHSASSSPSGSPQAIRVTAGQKAAILAQVVGGSQATQVKLSDGSVKTVSAAAGHLSKPGTTTLRMTGGVITAASTTPSSSTASAISQQQASFKSSQITASDGGKATPHQHSLLMAANQAAVISAAKNASTAAGGSLSKAAVTTLVKGSTNTGAKSATGSATVGVAAKGTTNTPVGSKNSGTGTVVSVPKSNSASLITAASLLSGPAAGPVKTTATLSGMLKIHASGSGSQPTVLTIPANQLKQLGVGSGSGGLQTLLMPVGKVLYKGPVSSSSPPSSSSSAAGASQSPGSQLPPSLALPLAQVKTEPGSGSAGPSTPVTSSLQMSITSPSTAVKQEQGLDTPHNLIDTEHIETMMQLLTAVVKKFPLIVPNKTEDSHPFCASSTEQYYSWNIGKRRASELQRAVAVKRVVQDVLDRCPRLQALTPPKTRDVVQWCRQRGYTPPDPEPLRKNDDESIEDILTQIDSEPECPSTLSSSEELLQRLEQMQAVLKTEPEEVDDEIVDIIAVTPPCQKLKVKEEEQETDSEPKFFLGPSTSDQFVSETAQQIGVSFQPVEVDKNVFAPVIEAMILKATEQFASDVLREALAVACAKSSQNRSPREITAMNVHQAISSIPTCDFLSNTHMGFLMKNN
- the yeats2 gene encoding YEATS domain-containing protein 2 isoform X4, which gives rise to MSGVKRKIEGNDPDYEDVSLVQNNKRNKADEHNAREATVLKIENIIREQFSMEMKNKEHEIEVINQRLHEARRMMDKLRACIVANYYASAGLSKNPEQTTKSDPAVLNHPAVKKFLESPSRSSSPLNQDSETPSLGQSESESLSQQGDGGEKDVDVAWKDDGNRQERRPGRNTGKDTFGVPSCIGAEPRVTYHTTDEASRLYVKKTIVVGNVSKYIPPDKREENDQSTHKWMVYVRGSRREPSIDHFVKKVWFFLHPSYKPNDLVEVSEPPFHLTRRGWGEFPVRIQIHFKDPRNKRIDIIHQLKLDRTYTGLQTLGAETVVDVELHRDSLGDDFIPQPSSSKKTPRASSPISGTSLTPTYGPSSSPISHEATGEKGFNLAAGERTPTRPKTSERVSLGSQCASAFQPITTSCKIVPQGQPPSPAESPGKLFQPITMSCKIVSGSPISTPSHSPLPRTPTASTPVHSKQSSSSLPNNPYAIVDKPGQLAGITSSSAVLTASTGSPSSKSVTQGTRSPGPKVHTGTLLSSGVKVIIKQEPGEVSMQQQQMVSTATSPQQQSPAPAAHQLVAVKGGHMISMSAQKQSGGSTTGKMMGIPVSSTLQSAVKQVAISSGQLLVTKGSSPASKVIGGKQVLAQGVAKAIVSGSAGLSGQQAGAKATGSGKSGVMATLQLPANNLANLANLPPGTKLYLTTNSKNPSGKGKLLLIPQGAILRASSAGQQFQSSSTAGSGGTQSSSSTSTSLPSNLSYTSYILKQTPQGTFLVGQPSQSSKQAGGSGSAGHSASSSPSGSPQAIRVTAGQKAAILAQVVGGSQATQVKLSDGSVKTVSAAAGHLSKPGTTTLRMTGGVITAASTTPSSSTASAISQQQASFKSSQITASDGGKATPHQHSLLMAANQAAVISAAKNASTAAGGSLSKAAVTTLVKGSTNTGAKSATGSATVGVAAKGTTNTPVGSKNSGTGTVVSVPKSNSASLITAASLLSGPAAGPVKTTATLSGMLKIHASGSGSQPTVLTIPANQLKQLGVGSGSGGLQTLLMPVGKVKTEPGSGSAGPSTPVTSSLQMSITSPSTAVKQEQGLDTPHNLIDTEHIETMMQLLTAVVKKFPLIVPNKTEDSHPFCASSTEQYYSWNIGKRRASELQRAVAVKRVVQDVLDRCPRLQALTPPKTRDVVQWCRQRGYTPPDPEPLRKNDDESIEDILTQIDSEPECPSTLSSSEELLQRLEQMQAVLKTEPEEVDDEIVDIIAVTPPCQKLKVKEEEQETDSEPKFFLGPSTSDQFVSETAQQIGVSFQPVEVDKNVFAPVIEAMILKATEQFASDVLREALAVACAKSSQNRSPREITAMNVHQAISSIPTCDFLSNTHMGFLMKNN
- the yeats2 gene encoding YEATS domain-containing protein 2 isoform X2 codes for the protein MSGVKRKIEGNDPDYEDVSLVQNNKRNKADEHNAREATVLKIENIIREQFSMEMKNKEHEIEVINQRLHEARRMMDKLRACIVANYYASAGLSKNQQTTKSDPAVLNHPAVKKFLESPSRSSSPLNQDSETPSLGQSESESLSQQGDGGEKDVDVAWKDDGNRQERRPGRNTGKDTFGVPSCIGAEPRVTYHTTDEASRLYVKKTIVVGNVSKYIPPDKREENDQSTHKWMVYVRGSRREPSIDHFVKKVWFFLHPSYKPNDLVEVSEPPFHLTRRGWGEFPVRIQIHFKDPRNKRIDIIHQLKLDRTYTGLQTLGAETVVDVELHRDSLGDDFIPQPSSSKKTPRASSPISGTSLTPTYGPSSSPISHEATGEKGFNLAAGERTPTRPKTSERVSLGSQCASAFQPITTSCKIVPQGQPPSPAESPGKLFQPITMSCKIVSGSPISTPSHSPLPRTPTASTPVHSKQSSSSLPNNPYAIVDKPGQLAGITSSSAVLTASTGSPSSKSVTQGTRSPGPKVHTGTLLSSGVKVIIKQEPGEVSMQQQQMVSTATSPQQQSPAPAAHQLVAVKGGHMISMSAQKQSGGSTTGKMMGIPVSSTLQSAVKQVAISSGQLLVTKGSSPASKVIGGKQVLAQGVAKAIVSGSAGLSGQQAGAKATGSGKSGVMATLQLPANNLANLANLPPGTKLYLTTNSKNPSGKGKLLLIPQGAILRASSAGQQFQSSSTAGSGGTQSSSSTSTSLPSNLSYTSYILKQTPQGTFLVGQPSQSSKQAGGSGSAGHSASSSPSGSPQAIRVTAGQKAAILAQVVGGSQATQVKLSDGSVKTVSAAAGHLSKPGTTTLRMTGGVITAASTTPSSSTASAISQQQASFKSSQITASDGGKATPHQHSLLMAANQAAVISAAKNASTAAGGSLSKAAVTTLVKGSTNTGAKSATGSATVGVAAKGTTNTPVGSKNSGTGTVVSVPKSNSASLITAASLLSGPAAGPVKTTATLSGMLKIHASGSGSQPTVLTIPANQLKQLGVGSGSGGLQTLLMPVGKVLYKGPVSSSSPPSSSSSAAGASQSPGSQLPPSLALPLAQVKTEPGSGSAGPSTPVTSSLQMSITSPSTAVKQEQGLDTPHNLIDTEHIETMMQLLTAVVKKFPLIVPNKTEDSHPFCASSTEQYYSWNIGKRRASELQRAVAVKRVVQDVLDRCPRLQALTPPKTRDVVQWCRQRGYTPPDPEPLRKNDDESIEDILTQIDSEPECPSTLSSSEELLQRLEQMQAVLKTEPEEVDDEIVDIIAVTPPCQKLKVKEEEQETDSEPKFFLGPSTSDQFVSETAQQIGVSFQPVEVDKNVFAPVIEAMILKATEQFASDVLREALAVACAKSSQNRSPREITAMNVHQAISSIPTCDFLSNTHMGFLMKNN
- the yeats2 gene encoding YEATS domain-containing protein 2 isoform X5, translated to MSGVKRKIEGNDPDYEDVSLVQNNKRNKADEHNAREATVLKIENIIREQFSMEMKNKEHEIEVINQRLHEARRMMDKLRACIVANYYASAGLSKNPEQTTKSDPAVLNHPAVKKFLESPSRSSSPLNQDSETPSLGQSESESLSQQGDGGEKDVDVAWKDDGNRQERRPGRNTGKDTFGVPSCIGAEPRVTYHTTDEASRLYVKKTIVVGNVSKYIPPDKREENDQSTHKWMVYVRGSRREPSIDHFVKKVWFFLHPSYKPNDLVEVSEPPFHLTRRGWGEFPVRIQIHFKDPRNKRIDIIHQLKLDRTYTGLQTLGAETVVDVELHRDSLGDDFIPQPSSSKKTPRASSPISGTSLTPTYGPSSSPISHEATGEKGFNLAAGERTPTRPKTSERVSLGSQCASAFQPITTSCKIVPQGQPPSPAESPGKLFQPITMSCKIVSGSPISTPSHSPLPRTPTASTPVHSKQSSSSLPNNPYAIVDKPGQLAGITSSSAVLTASTGSPSSKSVTQGTRSPGPKVHTGTLLSSGVKVIIKQEPGEVSMQQQQMVSTATSPQQQSPAPAAHQLVAVKGGHMISMSAQKQSGGSTTGKMMGIPVSSTLQSAVKQVAISSGQLLVTKGSSPASKVIGGKQVLAQGVAKAIVSGSAGLSGQQAGAKATGSGKSGVMATLQLPANNLANLANLPPGTKLYLTTNSKNPSGKGKLLLIPQGAILRASSAGQQFQSSSTAGSGGTQSSSSTSTSLPSNLSYTSYILKQTPQGTFLVGQPSQSSKQAGGSGSAGHSASSSPSGSPQAIRVTAGQKAAILAQVVGGSQATQVKLSDGSVKTVSAAAGHLSKPGTTTLRMTGGVITAASTTPSSSTASAISQQQASDGGKATPHQHSLLMAANQAAVISAAKNASTAAGGSLSKAAVTTLVKGSTNTGAKSATGSATVGVAAKGTTNTPVGSKNSGTGTVVSVPKSNSASLITAASLLSGPAAGPVKTTATLSGMLKIHASGSGSQPTVLTIPANQLKQLGVGSGSGGLQTLLMPVGKVKTEPGSGSAGPSTPVTSSLQMSITSPSTAVKQEQGLDTPHNLIDTEHIETMMQLLTAVVKKFPLIVPNKTEDSHPFCASSTEQYYSWNIGKRRASELQRAVAVKRVVQDVLDRCPRLQALTPPKTRDVVQWCRQRGYTPPDPEPLRKNDDESIEDILTQIDSEPECPSTLSSSEELLQRLEQMQAVLKTEPEEVDDEIVDIIAVTPPCQKLKVKEEEQETDSEPKFFLGPSTSDQFVSETAQQIGVSFQPVEVDKNVFAPVIEAMILKATEQFASDVLREALAVACAKSSQNRSPREITAMNVHQAISSIPTCDFLSNTHMGFLMKNN